One region of Thiorhodovibrio frisius genomic DNA includes:
- a CDS encoding YifB family Mg chelatase-like AAA ATPase encodes MGLSILHSRAPYGIQALEVIVEVQTAGGLPGLSIVGLPEMAVRESKDRVRGALRSGSFQFPDGRVTINLAPADLPKDGGRFDLPIALGILGASGQLQPEAIAEHEFLGELALSGALRPVSGVLPSALAARAAGRALVLPVENADEASLVRDLRILPARHLLDVCQHLNQIEPLAPHQTQPAAEADSAPLSDLAEVRGQPQAKRALEIAAAGAHSLLFVGPPGTGKSMLASRLPGILPPLTEEEALEAAAVRSVVGREQLDRSRWRERPFRAPHHTASGPALVGGGSHPRPGEISLAHHGVLFLDELPEFDRRVLEVLREPLESGRIHISRAARQAEFPARFQLLAAMNPCPCGYLGDPSGRCHCTAEQVARYRARISGPLLDRIDMQLEVPRLSPTELAGPRPPTESSAAVRERVCAARARAETRGGGPNSQLQPAGIEQHCQLDDTSRALISTAMQRLGLSARAYHRILKLARTIADLDDSPAITPAHLSEAIGYRRLDRGDAADQTAGQRSNRQSSPKTNRASRA; translated from the coding sequence GTGGGCCTCAGCATTCTCCATAGCCGTGCCCCCTATGGCATTCAGGCGCTTGAGGTGATTGTCGAGGTGCAGACCGCTGGCGGCCTGCCCGGCCTGTCCATCGTTGGATTACCCGAAATGGCCGTGCGCGAGAGCAAGGACCGGGTGCGCGGCGCGCTGCGCAGCGGCAGTTTTCAATTTCCGGACGGGCGCGTGACCATCAATCTCGCACCGGCGGATTTACCCAAGGATGGTGGCCGCTTCGATCTGCCCATCGCGCTTGGCATTCTTGGTGCTTCCGGGCAATTGCAGCCCGAGGCCATCGCCGAGCATGAGTTTCTGGGCGAACTGGCCCTTTCCGGCGCCCTGCGGCCAGTTTCGGGCGTGCTGCCCTCGGCACTGGCAGCGCGCGCTGCCGGACGCGCGCTGGTGCTACCGGTCGAAAACGCCGATGAGGCCAGCCTGGTGCGCGATCTGCGCATCCTGCCCGCGCGCCACCTGCTCGATGTCTGTCAGCATCTGAATCAGATCGAGCCGCTGGCGCCTCACCAAACCCAACCCGCCGCCGAAGCCGACAGCGCACCACTGTCCGACCTGGCCGAGGTTCGCGGCCAGCCCCAGGCTAAGCGGGCACTGGAAATCGCCGCCGCCGGTGCTCATAGCCTGCTGTTCGTCGGCCCGCCCGGCACCGGCAAATCCATGCTCGCGAGCCGCCTGCCCGGCATTCTGCCGCCGCTAACCGAAGAAGAAGCCCTGGAGGCAGCGGCCGTGCGCTCTGTGGTGGGGCGAGAACAGCTGGATCGCAGCCGCTGGCGCGAACGGCCCTTTCGCGCACCCCATCACACCGCCTCCGGACCAGCCCTGGTCGGGGGTGGCAGTCATCCACGACCAGGTGAGATTTCGCTTGCACATCATGGAGTGCTCTTCCTTGATGAGCTGCCAGAATTCGATCGCCGGGTGCTGGAGGTACTGCGCGAGCCGCTCGAATCCGGGCGCATTCACATTTCGCGTGCCGCGCGTCAGGCCGAATTCCCAGCGCGTTTTCAGCTCTTGGCCGCGATGAATCCCTGCCCCTGCGGTTACCTTGGTGACCCGAGCGGGCGCTGTCATTGCACTGCCGAGCAAGTCGCGCGCTATCGTGCCCGTATTTCCGGCCCCCTGCTTGATCGCATCGATATGCAGTTAGAAGTCCCCAGGCTCAGCCCCACCGAGTTGGCCGGCCCGCGGCCCCCTACTGAATCCAGCGCGGCGGTGCGCGAGCGGGTGTGCGCTGCACGCGCCCGCGCCGAGACGCGCGGCGGCGGCCCCAACAGCCAGCTACAACCCGCTGGCATCGAACAACATTGTCAGCTCGATGACACCAGCCGCGCCCTGATCAGCACCGCCATGCAGCGCCTGGGGCTCTCGGCGCGCGCCTATCATCGAATCTTGAAGCTCGCGCGCACCATCGCCGATCTCGACGACAGTCCGGCCATCACTCCAGCGCATCTGAGCGAAGCCATCGGCTACCGCCGCCTTGATCGCGGGGACGCGGCTGACCAAACAGCGGGCCAAAGATCAAACAGGCAATCAAGCCCGAAAACCAACAGGGCGTCACGGGCATGA